One Haloterrigena salifodinae DNA window includes the following coding sequences:
- a CDS encoding glycosyltransferase family 4 protein has translation MAEKRSSTEDESGPSLRVLALNKRSWHHSQAGGSELNLEETMKGLAQRGHEVHLLTGSDEGRSRAELDDSVRIHRVGFDEKVPAPWDVVISYLTVSLYFYWYLYKLSPDIVYTVNTPLPWPVITRKPRVSIFHHIAIDSFFNTHPFPQNVLGYVSQSLGVFRERRNLTVSVSPSTTEELVNRGHNPETVYEIRNGLDVERYRPGTESSTSRIVYLGGLERYKGVDRIPEIHEMIQDISDTSIRLDVAGREGPVKEKIAEYCSSTNDAHYHGFVSLEKKIDLLQSAWVFIAPSRVEGWGIAVLEANACGTPAVGSNVSGLRDSIRHKETGLLVDGSDSNEFARAIHQLLEDTQRREEIGENAREWAEQHTWEKSTDQLEELFLSAVSEIDR, from the coding sequence GTGGCCGAAAAAAGGTCTTCAACCGAGGATGAATCAGGTCCATCCCTACGAGTTCTAGCTCTGAACAAGCGGAGTTGGCATCACTCACAAGCCGGTGGCTCCGAGCTAAATCTGGAAGAAACGATGAAAGGGCTCGCCCAGCGGGGTCACGAGGTTCACCTTTTGACCGGCTCCGATGAGGGTCGATCGCGGGCGGAACTCGACGACTCTGTACGCATCCACCGGGTCGGATTCGACGAGAAGGTGCCTGCACCGTGGGACGTTGTAATTTCGTACCTGACTGTCTCGTTGTACTTCTACTGGTATCTATACAAGTTATCTCCCGACATCGTCTATACTGTGAATACGCCACTACCGTGGCCCGTTATTACTCGCAAACCGCGAGTCTCGATCTTCCATCATATCGCGATTGATTCATTCTTCAATACACATCCGTTTCCCCAGAACGTCCTAGGGTACGTTTCACAGTCACTCGGTGTGTTCCGTGAACGCCGGAATTTGACTGTAAGCGTTAGCCCGAGTACGACCGAAGAACTAGTTAACCGCGGACACAATCCGGAGACCGTTTACGAGATACGAAATGGTCTTGATGTGGAACGATATCGTCCCGGAACAGAGTCCTCTACCTCTCGTATAGTGTATCTCGGTGGGCTTGAGCGGTACAAGGGTGTGGACCGAATTCCCGAAATCCATGAGATGATACAGGATATAAGTGACACTTCTATTCGTCTTGATGTCGCTGGTCGAGAGGGCCCAGTGAAGGAGAAAATCGCCGAATATTGCTCATCAACGAACGACGCGCATTATCACGGGTTCGTATCTCTAGAGAAAAAAATCGATCTTCTTCAGTCTGCATGGGTGTTTATCGCCCCTAGTCGAGTAGAAGGATGGGGGATTGCGGTATTAGAAGCGAATGCCTGTGGTACGCCTGCAGTCGGAAGCAACGTAAGTGGTCTCCGTGACTCGATACGCCACAAAGAAACAGGACTGCTAGTAGATGGCTCCGATTCAAACGAATTCGCGAGGGCGATACACCAACTTCTAGAGGATACTCAACGGAGGGAAGAGATCGGTGAGAACG
- a CDS encoding sulfatase-like hydrolase/transferase produces the protein MTNGRTNIVLVVMDTAREIDTTYIRNAVNNSCLEELATTGAEYNHAFANAPWTLPSHTSMFTGTYTSKHGTHAGSKFYNGQFPTIADLLSNDGYQTVGFTNNAWVTDEFGLASGFEGMSKVWQYIQSDTDFGKIKLTSEGKGGLVREGISGLVSGDILANFVNAVYGQFFYRRNDYGAKRTNTLVENWIKNRDQSSPFFMFINYLEPHLDYQPPKRLVEQFLPEGSTYREAMAVPQKPWEYTAGVLGMSDHDFELLRALYRAEIAYLDEQIGELRSTLKQHGEWDDTVLIIVGDHGENIGDHGLMDHQYSLHDTLLHVPLIVHGGQFNQVGDSDRLIQTLDLFPTILDIAGLTIPEHTQGTSFYPKSSTAPRNEAIGEYLAPQPSIENLSNQTDVPEEELEVFGQSIRSIRTTEYKLIRKSGGEISLYNVGDDPDEQTDISSEKPDIRDELVERLDAWLESFEQTSAMGRDEEMSEGTKRRLEDLGYI, from the coding sequence ATGACCAACGGGAGGACCAATATCGTTCTCGTCGTAATGGATACCGCGCGTGAGATCGATACTACCTATATTCGAAATGCGGTTAATAATTCGTGTTTAGAGGAGTTAGCTACGACGGGAGCGGAGTACAACCACGCGTTCGCAAATGCTCCTTGGACACTCCCATCTCACACGTCAATGTTCACAGGCACATATACATCCAAACATGGGACACACGCAGGTAGCAAGTTCTACAACGGACAGTTCCCGACTATTGCCGATCTACTCTCCAATGACGGATATCAGACTGTCGGTTTCACCAATAACGCGTGGGTGACAGACGAATTTGGGCTGGCTAGTGGATTCGAGGGCATGAGCAAAGTGTGGCAGTATATACAGTCAGACACAGACTTTGGCAAGATCAAACTCACATCGGAAGGAAAAGGAGGCCTGGTTAGAGAGGGGATCTCGGGGCTCGTTAGTGGTGATATCCTTGCGAATTTTGTTAATGCGGTCTATGGCCAGTTTTTCTACCGGCGAAACGACTACGGGGCGAAGCGAACGAATACATTAGTCGAGAATTGGATCAAGAATAGAGATCAAAGCTCACCATTCTTTATGTTTATAAACTATCTTGAGCCCCACTTAGATTATCAACCGCCAAAGAGACTCGTGGAGCAGTTCTTGCCAGAAGGGAGTACGTATCGCGAAGCGATGGCAGTTCCACAGAAACCATGGGAATACACTGCAGGTGTCCTTGGCATGTCCGACCACGATTTTGAACTACTACGAGCATTATATCGTGCGGAGATCGCATATCTCGACGAACAAATTGGAGAATTACGCTCGACACTCAAGCAACATGGCGAATGGGACGATACAGTACTCATAATTGTGGGAGATCATGGAGAAAACATCGGTGATCATGGACTGATGGATCACCAATATTCGTTGCACGATACTCTTCTTCACGTTCCCCTCATCGTTCACGGTGGACAATTCAATCAGGTAGGAGACTCTGACAGGTTGATTCAAACATTGGATCTCTTCCCGACGATTCTGGATATTGCAGGACTCACGATCCCGGAGCATACACAAGGAACTTCGTTCTATCCGAAGTCGTCCACAGCGCCGCGTAACGAGGCTATCGGAGAATATCTTGCACCACAACCGAGTATAGAGAACCTGAGTAATCAGACAGACGTACCCGAAGAAGAACTTGAAGTATTTGGTCAATCTATTAGATCGATCAGGACCACGGAGTACAAACTAATCCGGAAATCTGGAGGGGAAATCTCGCTTTACAATGTCGGGGATGACCCCGATGAACAGACGGATATATCGAGCGAAAAACCCGATATCAGAGACGAACTGGTCGAGCGCCTTGATGCATGGCTAGAGTCTTTTGAACAGACTTCAGCAATGGGAAGAGACGAAGAGATGAGTGAGGGGACGAAGAGGAGATTGGAGGATTTGGGCTACATCTGA
- a CDS encoding transcriptional regulator, protein MNEADDAILEYFQEIETDTDHRIALPPTALWYNLVEELGVLDRSQNTISRRMNVLSDAGLLEKTDEKRGYYRVADRGIAYLEGELEASDLEQDD, encoded by the coding sequence ATGAACGAAGCCGACGACGCGATTCTAGAGTACTTTCAGGAAATCGAGACCGATACGGACCACCGAATCGCGTTACCACCGACTGCACTCTGGTACAACCTCGTCGAGGAACTCGGCGTGTTAGATCGAAGCCAGAATACAATTTCTCGACGCATGAACGTGCTCTCGGATGCAGGATTACTCGAGAAGACCGACGAGAAACGTGGCTACTACAGGGTTGCCGATCGGGGGATCGCGTATCTCGAGGGCGAACTCGAGGCGAGTGATCTCGAGCAGGACGACTGA
- a CDS encoding DUF7331 family protein has translation MGPDETSSKQTETEQATDDRSRTQWARTQPQREPVPAVPDRYAALSLAEDETFVYDQRNPDAWVQSDTARSLEHAA, from the coding sequence ATGGGACCGGATGAGACGTCTTCGAAGCAGACGGAAACGGAACAGGCTACTGACGACCGATCGAGAACGCAGTGGGCACGGACGCAGCCGCAACGCGAACCGGTACCGGCAGTCCCCGACCGGTATGCGGCGCTCAGTCTCGCCGAGGACGAGACGTTCGTCTACGACCAGCGAAATCCGGATGCATGGGTGCAATCGGACACGGCCCGCTCGCTCGAGCACGCAGCATAA
- a CDS encoding MTH1187 family thiamine-binding protein has translation MTVIARFEVIPVRDGSLSDEIAQAIDALDEFDIAYELTATDTVIEAESVDEVFEAVQSAHNAVDSDRIITSLEIDDYQSREQDAADRVESVASVLGREPERDR, from the coding sequence ATGACAGTCATCGCCAGATTCGAAGTCATCCCCGTCCGCGACGGGAGTCTCTCCGACGAGATCGCCCAAGCCATCGACGCGCTCGACGAGTTCGACATCGCGTACGAACTGACCGCGACCGATACGGTGATCGAGGCCGAGTCGGTCGACGAGGTGTTCGAGGCCGTTCAGTCAGCGCACAACGCCGTCGACAGCGACCGCATCATCACCTCGCTCGAGATCGACGACTACCAGAGCCGCGAGCAGGACGCCGCGGATCGCGTCGAGTCCGTCGCGAGCGTGCTCGGCCGCGAGCCGGAACGCGACCGCTAA
- a CDS encoding VOC family protein, with the protein MNVSDTHHTGVVVTDLDEALRFYRETLGLEVVDEFTLAGEGIATAIDVDDATGHFAHLTAGTDGTRIELIEYEPASDDAHPTAINQHGAVHIGFAVPDLQAFYEALPADVDPISQPQRIEVGLEILFFRDPDGNVIEVVETEG; encoded by the coding sequence ATGAATGTGAGTGACACACATCATACTGGCGTCGTCGTGACGGATCTGGACGAGGCCCTCAGATTCTATCGCGAGACGCTCGGTCTCGAGGTCGTGGATGAGTTCACGCTCGCTGGCGAGGGGATCGCGACAGCGATCGACGTCGACGACGCGACCGGTCACTTCGCCCACTTGACGGCCGGGACCGACGGGACGCGCATCGAACTCATCGAATACGAGCCGGCCAGCGACGACGCCCACCCGACGGCGATCAACCAGCACGGGGCCGTCCATATCGGGTTCGCAGTGCCAGATCTCCAGGCTTTCTACGAGGCGCTGCCCGCGGACGTCGACCCTATTAGCCAGCCCCAACGGATCGAGGTCGGTCTCGAAATCCTGTTCTTCCGCGATCCCGACGGGAACGTCATCGAAGTCGTCGAAACCGAGGGGTGA
- a CDS encoding metal-dependent hydrolase has product MSRVPDVLTHVLVGYILGTLLSFRYARLRPAHVTLVMTGALVPDLMKIQLLVPDGLVAHVLGVPFTWSPIHTLVGSALVVGLGALFVTPARRPLAVALLAVGASSHHALDLLLVTASGDTYAVFWPLLEYRPPTGDLYLSSDRWPAVVAGLGALCVRIVAHRRDTDRTPLE; this is encoded by the coding sequence GTGAGCCGCGTGCCTGACGTCTTGACCCACGTGCTCGTCGGCTACATCCTCGGGACGCTGCTCTCGTTTCGCTACGCGCGGCTGCGCCCGGCCCACGTCACGCTCGTCATGACCGGCGCGCTCGTGCCGGATCTCATGAAGATCCAGCTACTGGTGCCGGACGGGCTCGTCGCTCATGTCCTCGGCGTCCCGTTCACCTGGAGTCCGATACACACCCTCGTCGGCTCCGCGCTCGTGGTCGGACTCGGCGCGCTCTTCGTTACGCCGGCCCGGCGCCCTCTTGCGGTCGCCCTGCTCGCGGTCGGTGCTAGCTCCCACCACGCGCTTGACCTCCTGCTGGTGACGGCGTCGGGCGACACCTATGCCGTCTTCTGGCCGCTGCTCGAGTATCGCCCGCCGACGGGTGATCTCTACCTGAGCAGCGACCGCTGGCCGGCGGTCGTCGCCGGGTTGGGTGCGCTCTGCGTCCGGATCGTCGCCCATCGGCGGGACACGGACCGGACACCGCTCGAGTGA
- a CDS encoding MarR family transcriptional regulator, with translation MSTSERRLTVPNELASPQAKLVYLAVRVTDEPTVTQLQQLLGLSKLTLLPLLASLDDHDFIRRTEDGYVGR, from the coding sequence ATGTCCACGAGTGAACGCCGACTAACAGTTCCGAACGAGCTTGCATCGCCGCAGGCCAAACTCGTCTATCTGGCCGTCCGCGTAACGGACGAGCCGACGGTCACCCAACTGCAGCAGCTGTTAGGGCTCTCCAAACTCACGCTCTTGCCGCTTCTCGCATCGCTCGACGACCACGATTTCATTCGGCGGACGGAGGACGGCTATGTCGGCCGGTGA
- a CDS encoding HTH domain-containing protein has protein sequence MSAGESAPSSAVALDAADLRIDCYVRSDVPAPIGEIVDGVVGRLESLCEAGRIDEYRVVSWPPETGAASAPSRGDLVAAFERWADRNGHSIEPGFRRRELPTSPLGAGSDAARERVRVPVMALALSADGDVTDPAALRGVVPYTERPNTANERTYTVDEWLSAVESDAADRDAPVAGSDPSPVPGGQR, from the coding sequence ATGTCGGCCGGTGAGTCCGCTCCGTCTTCGGCCGTCGCGCTCGATGCGGCGGACCTCCGGATCGACTGTTACGTCCGATCCGACGTCCCCGCCCCGATCGGCGAGATCGTCGACGGCGTCGTCGGGCGACTGGAGTCCCTCTGCGAGGCCGGGCGAATCGACGAGTACCGGGTCGTTAGCTGGCCGCCGGAAACAGGCGCCGCGAGCGCGCCGTCGCGGGGCGACCTCGTGGCCGCGTTCGAGCGCTGGGCCGACCGAAACGGGCATTCGATCGAGCCGGGGTTTCGTCGACGCGAACTCCCCACGTCACCGCTTGGAGCGGGGTCGGACGCCGCGCGCGAGCGCGTTCGCGTCCCGGTCATGGCGCTCGCGCTGTCCGCGGACGGCGACGTGACGGATCCGGCGGCCCTCCGCGGAGTCGTCCCGTATACGGAACGGCCGAACACCGCCAACGAGCGGACGTACACCGTCGACGAGTGGCTGTCCGCGGTCGAATCCGACGCGGCGGACCGCGACGCGCCCGTCGCAGGGTCGGACCCGTCGCCGGTACCGGGGGGACAGCGATGA
- a CDS encoding thiolase family protein — protein sequence MPSRRQSADEAADRVAVIGASMTKFGQREEEWILELLAEAGLECLADAGAEASDVDHLYVSNMASGEFEGMTGVMNALAHDLGAMPAYTQRIDQTSSSGGAGIYAAWQSIASGASDLTLLVGGEKMTHRTTGESTDIIASVTHPAEYKHGVTLPSFAGLTARHYLERFDAPRESLATVAAKNHKNGVDNPNAQFQKEVAVDTILESPVIADPLRLYDFCPVTDGSAALLLCSEETAREYTDDYVVISGIDGATDTHVVHEREDPTVMGGVVESGEGAYEMSGYGPDDIDVAELHDMFTILEFLQMEGLGFAEQGEAWELVEDGYTERDTGELPINTSGGLKSKGHPLGASGVAQAVEIYEQLMGEAGPRQVDADIGLCCNVGGFGNCVITTIMEAAR from the coding sequence ATGCCGTCCCGACGGCAGTCCGCCGACGAAGCGGCGGATCGCGTGGCGGTGATCGGCGCATCGATGACGAAGTTCGGGCAACGTGAGGAGGAGTGGATCCTCGAGCTGCTCGCGGAGGCCGGGCTGGAGTGCCTCGCGGACGCGGGTGCGGAGGCCAGCGACGTCGACCACCTGTACGTCTCGAACATGGCCAGCGGCGAGTTCGAGGGGATGACGGGCGTAATGAACGCTCTCGCACACGACCTCGGCGCGATGCCAGCGTACACCCAGCGGATCGACCAGACGAGTTCCAGCGGCGGCGCGGGAATCTACGCCGCCTGGCAGTCGATCGCCAGCGGCGCCAGCGACCTGACGCTACTTGTCGGCGGCGAGAAAATGACCCACCGGACGACCGGCGAATCGACCGATATCATCGCCTCGGTCACTCACCCTGCCGAGTACAAACACGGCGTCACTCTCCCCTCCTTCGCCGGGCTGACCGCCCGCCACTACCTCGAGCGGTTCGACGCGCCTCGCGAGAGTCTGGCGACGGTCGCCGCCAAAAACCACAAAAACGGCGTCGACAATCCGAACGCCCAGTTCCAAAAGGAAGTCGCCGTCGACACCATCCTCGAGTCGCCGGTGATCGCGGATCCGCTGCGGCTGTACGACTTCTGTCCGGTCACCGACGGCTCCGCGGCGCTCCTGCTCTGTTCCGAGGAGACCGCTCGAGAGTACACGGACGACTACGTCGTCATTTCGGGCATCGACGGCGCCACGGACACCCACGTCGTCCACGAGCGAGAGGATCCGACCGTGATGGGCGGCGTCGTCGAGAGCGGCGAGGGCGCCTACGAGATGAGCGGCTACGGCCCCGACGACATCGATGTCGCCGAACTCCACGACATGTTCACTATCCTCGAGTTCCTCCAGATGGAGGGACTCGGATTCGCCGAGCAGGGCGAAGCGTGGGAACTCGTCGAGGACGGCTACACCGAGCGCGACACGGGCGAACTACCGATCAACACCTCCGGCGGACTCAAATCGAAGGGCCATCCGCTGGGCGCCAGCGGGGTCGCACAAGCGGTCGAGATCTACGAACAACTGATGGGCGAAGCGGGCCCGCGACAGGTCGACGCGGACATCGGTCTCTGCTGTAACGTCGGCGGCTTCGGCAACTGCGTTATCACTACCATCATGGAGGCAGCACGATGA
- a CDS encoding OB-fold domain-containing protein has product MSMEATRYDDGSISYPGHPRGRGGAEPVGTIDLSEYTGEVVTWTTSTATPPGVREPNTLAIVEFEIKGESVRALGQVTTDDVETGDEVEPVYVDELREPGAGIREPESQDWDGYRFQPV; this is encoded by the coding sequence ATGAGCATGGAAGCGACCCGCTACGACGACGGCTCGATCAGTTACCCCGGCCACCCGCGCGGTCGCGGCGGCGCCGAACCCGTCGGAACGATCGATCTCAGCGAGTACACCGGCGAAGTCGTTACCTGGACGACCAGCACGGCGACGCCCCCGGGCGTCCGCGAACCGAACACGCTCGCTATCGTCGAGTTCGAGATCAAGGGCGAGTCAGTCCGCGCGCTCGGTCAGGTGACCACGGACGACGTCGAGACCGGCGACGAAGTCGAACCCGTCTACGTCGACGAACTTCGCGAGCCCGGCGCCGGCATCCGCGAACCGGAGAGCCAGGACTGGGACGGCTATCGGTTCCAACCGGTCTGA